Genomic segment of Prochlorococcus marinus CUG1433:
TTACATAAGCCAGAGCAAGATAAAGATTATCTAATTGGTATTTTTATGACTGGAGCCTATCAAGAAGCATTAGGAAACTTGCACAATTTATTTGGCAATACAAATGTTGTTCATATAGATATAAATCAAGATAATTCCTATAAGGTCAAAAATATTATTAAAGAAGACAGTAAATCTGAAATTTTACAATTATTGGATTACAGTTCAGCTTCTTTGGTTGAAACTATAAGAATTAATACTGAATCAGCAATTGATCAAAAAAAATTAACTATTGAAGAAGCAAGGAAATTAATTGATCAAATCGAAATGAGTCTCAGAAAAAGTAGTTATTTATCAGAATAATTTTCTAATATTTTTTGCAAATTATCTTTAGCATAATCTAGAGCACTATTTAACTTATCAATATCTTTAGCGCCTGCTTGAGCAAAGTTAGGCTTACCTCCTCCACCTCCCGAACAAATTCTTGCAATCTCATTAATTAATTTACCTGCATGCAAGCCTATTTTTACCGCATCATCACCTAAAGAAACTACAAATAGCAACTTTCTGTTTTCTGGATTTGGTATACCACCAAGAATCACTATTGATTTATTTCCTAAATGAGAAGTTAAATTAAGTGCTGCAGATTGCAAAGAATTTCCATCTAAACCATCAATCTGATTTACTAAAATTGAAAAAGACTTCACTATTTCTGCTGATGATTTTATAGAAGAATATTTAAAATATGCAATTTCATCTCTCATTTTTTGTATCTCTTTATTTTTATTTATAAGCTCTACTTGCAAATTATTAACCCTTTCAAAAAGTTGATTAGGATTTGCTCTTAACAAATCACTTAGTTGATTTACTAAAGCATTTCTATTACTGAAATAGTCGAATGCTGACTGGCCTGATAATGCTTCTATTCTTCTTACTCCAGCTGATATTCCTTCCTCACTAATTATTTTGAAAGAACCTAATTCAGATGTAGTTTTAACATGTGTGCCTCCACAAAGTTCCATTGAAACTCCTGGTACATTAACAACGCGTACATTATCTTCATATTTTTCTCCAAACATGGCCACTGCACCCTTCTCTAAAGCCTCACTCTTAGACATACTTTTAATCTCTAGGATATGATTTTCCATAATCCAAGAGTTAACTAGACTCTCAATCTTAAAAATTTGATCTTTAGAAATAGCATGAGAAGAATTGAAATCAAATCTTAATTTATTAAAGGCTACTAATGAACCTTTTTGTCCAACACTTTCATCAACAACTGATTTGAGAGCAGATTGCAATAAATGGGTAGCTGTATGATTTGCAGCAGCCCTAGCTCTACTAGAGGATTTAACATTAGTCTTAACTTTTTGTCCAATAGTTAATATTCCTTTTTTGATCGTTCCATAATGTAAAAAAACATTTTTCTTTCGAATTACATTATCAACTAAGACCTCTACATCTTTTGAAAATATCGTTCCAATATCACCAACTTGGCCGCCAGCTTCACCATAAAAAGTTGTCTGATCAAGAACAATTAAAACTTTCTGACCTTCACTTGCTTGCTTGACTAATGTTGAATCCAAGAATATACCCTTTATTTCAGCTTCCGAAGTGAGTGAATCATAACCATTAAAAACAGTTTTATTAAAAAAATCTATTTCTCTCTCTAAGGATCCCTCTAATGTCAAATCTATATTACTTGAAGCAGCTTTCGCCCTCTCTTTTTGGGCATTCATTTCTTCCTCAAAACCCTTTACATCTACACTGATACTATTTTCTTCAGCTATTTCTATAGTAAGTTCTAGAGGGAATCCATAAGTATCATAAAGTTCAAAAGCTTTAAAACCAGAAATTAATTTCTGCCCTGAAGAAATTAACTCATCTAGCAATTTTTCTCCCCTTTCAAGAGTTTCCCTAAACCGTACTTCTTCAATTTTTATCTCATTCAAAATTAAATCATTATTACTTTTTAAATCAGGATAATTATTTTGCATTAAATTGATCCCAACATTAGCAATATGCGGTAAAAATTCATTTGTTATGCCTAATAATCTCCCATGTCTGACCATTCTTCTGATAAGCCTTCTTAATATATAACCCCTGCCGAGATTACTTGCTGCTACTCCATCAGAAATTAAATGAATAACAGCTCGTGTATGATCTCCAATAATTTTTAAAGAAATTTTGTTTTTATCATTTGAGGAAAAATAATCAATATTTGCAATCTCACAAGTTTTTTTGATGATAGGAAAAATTAAATCTGTCTCATAATTATTTTGCTTTTTTTGCAATATTTGAGCCATCCTTTCAAGGCCCATTCCTGTATCAATATTTTTAAATTTTAAATCTGTCAATTTTCCATTAGGGTCTCGATTATATTGCATAAAAACAAGATTATAAAATTCAATGAAACGATCTCCATCTTCTAAATCAATATCTTGTAGACCTTTTTCAGGATAAAAATCATAATAAAGTTCTGAACAAGGTCCACATGGACCTGTTTTTCCAGAAGACCAAAAATTATCTTTCTCACCTAGTTTAACTATCCTGTCTGGATGAATACCAATTTCATCTCTCCAAATTTTTGCAGACTCTCCATCTTCGTGAAAGACGCTCACAATTATATTTTCAGCAGAAAGTTGATAAATATTAGTAACTAATTCCCAAGCCCACTGAATAGCCTCTCGTTTAAAATAATCTCCAAAAGAGAAATTACCAAGCATTTCAAAAAAAGTGTGGTGTCTAGCTGTAACTCCAACGTTTTCTATATCGTTTGTTCTAATACACTTTTGGCTAGATGTAGCCCTTTTTGATGGTCTTTCTTTTAAACCTAAAAAAACTGGTTTAAAAGGTAGCATCCCAGCAATTGTGAGCATAACCGTTGGATCATCTGGAATTAAAGATGCACTTGGAATGATTTTATGTAATTTTTCACTGTAAAATTCTAAAAAAGCATTTCTTATTTCATCTCCAGTAACTATTTTTTTAATTAGTTGAGATGTCATTTATCCAGAATAAAAAGAACAAAAATTAAAGAAAAGCGTAATTTCGGTTATTTCGCAAAGATAATCACGCGGATTTATATTCTACATAACTAAAGTTATTGTATAACGCGATTTGTCCTATGCTAGCCTCTGCCCAGACGAGTAATTCTAAATTGCCACAAATAAATAATAAGTTGACAATTCAATCTCAAAACTTTGCTGATGATTCATATGCTATAAGATCTTTGGATTGGGATCGCAGTAGGTTTGACATTGAATTTGGCTTAAGAAATGGAACTACCTACAATAGTTTTGTTATCAAAGGTGAAAAATTAGCAATTATTGATACTAGTCACGCAAAGTTCGAAGAATTATGGTTTGAAGAATTACTTAAAAATGTAAATCCACAAGAAGTAGATTATCTAATCACAAGTCATACAGAACCTGATCATTCTGGTTTAATAGGTAATCTTTTAGAATTAAACCAAAATATCACGGTAGTTGGATCAAAATTAGCCCTTAAATTTATTGAAGACCAAATACATATCCCATTTAAGCGTCTAGAGGTTAAGAGTGGAGAGTTTTTAAATCTCGGAAGTAATCCTAATAGCGGTTTAGAACATAATATTGAATTTATAAGTGCACCAAATTTACATTGGCCAGATACAATTTTTTCATATGACCACAGCACAAATGTTCTCTACACATGCGATGCATTTGGACTCCATTATTGTTCTGACGAATTTTTTGACACAGATCAAAAAGAAATATACGATGATTTCCGTTTTTATTACGATTGCCTTATGGGTCCAAACGCTAGAAGCGTTCTCCAAGCAATTAAAAGAATAGATAAGCTACCTGAATTAAAAACAATAGCTGTTGGTCATGGGCCTTTGCTACATAATCAGGTCGATTTCTGGAAAGGAAAATATCTAGAATGGAGTAGCAACAAAAGTAAAGGCAATGATTTTGTGTCAGTCTGCTATGTAAGTGACTATGGTTATTGTGATCGACTAAGTCAAGCGATAGCTCATGGAATAAGTAAAGCAGATGCACAAGTTCAACTAATTGATTTAAGATCTTCTGACCCGCAAGAATTAACAAGTTTAATTTCCGAATCAAAAGCAGTAGTTATTCCAACATGGCCAGTAGAGTCAGATAATGAATTAAAAGAATCTCTCGGTACTTTATTTGCAGCACTAAAACCAAAACAATTTACTGCTGTCTATGATGCATTTGGTGGAAATGATGAACCAATAGATTCTTTAGCAAATAAATTAAGAGAACTTGGACAAAAAGAAGCTTTTTCCCCTTTAAGAGTTAAAAATATTCCAGATCCCATTGTTTATCAACAATTCGAAGAAGCTGGAACTGACTTGGGTCAATTGATCAATAAAAAGAAGAACATTGCCTCTATGAAAAGCCTTGATTCAAATTTAGATAAAGCTTTAGGTAGATTAAGTGGAGGGTTATATGTAGTTACAGCAAGCCAAGGAGAAGGTTCGACATTTAGACGAAGTGCAATGGTCGCAAGTTGGGTTAGTCAAGCAAGCTTTTCTCCACCAGGTATTACAGTTGCAGTAGCAAAAGATAGAGCTATTGAATCATATATGCAAGTTGGGAAAGGTTTTGTTGTGAATATCTTGAGAGAAGATAACTATCAAAAAATGTTCAGACATTTTTTAAAAAGATTTGCGCCTGGAGCTGATAGATTTGCTGATGTAGATGTAATTAGCAACATCGCTGAAGGAGGACCAGTCCTCTCAGATTCACTCGCCTTTTTAGATTGTAAAGTTAGTTCCAGACTGGAGACCCCAGACCATTGGATAATTTACGGAATTGTTGAAAATGGTAATGTTTCTGACTTGTCATGCAAGACAGCAGTTCATCACAGAAAAGTTGCTAATCACTATTAACCGGACTTTACATTTAGATTATTTATAAACCATTGATATCGTTACTTTCAAATAGCAAAAAAATTTTTTATAAATCCAGAAAAAAAATATAGCATAAAGTTATAACTAGGTTTTTTTTAGTTGAAATTGACTCCCAATATTAAATAAAAACATAATTATTTACATTCGGCATTGCCAATTCCTGCACCTAAAACTGCACCCAAAGGGATGCTCCAACCATATGCATCACTTTTTGATAGAGACGCTGCAATTCCACCACCAATCAACCCGCCTAGAGTTGTGCTTCCAATACATTTTGGAGCAGGTTTATATTTCACATATGAAGTTTGGTGTTCATTCTTATGATGATAATGTTTGAATGCATTGCGCTCACTATTGCATGGGATGGAAACTTTCTCACGATAAGATTTAACATAACCAGGAGACATTGAATTACCTGGTATATATTCTTCCCTATATTCATAACGGAAGCACTTGTTTTCATATGCGTATCCTTTTTGTGACTCGTACGCTTCTCGATTACTGCGATCTCCAATGCTCTCATAAGCATTTAGTGGAACAGAAGTACCCAATATAAGAGTTGCTATAAGAATTTTCATTTTAAAATTAGAGTATTTTCACAACTCACTCACACAATTAAAATATAAATTATTTGTTTTAAATTTAAAGTTAAAATATTATTCTTTAGCAACTGTCACATGTGACAGTTAAGCAACATTCCACTATCCCTTTCCAAGCTGTAAATCCATTAAGTGAATTTAAGAAAAAAATAAGAGGGCATTTGTTTGCCCTCTTCGAGTCGTATGCACCTCGCTGCCCACAAAGTCGATGAAGTGCTTTTGAATCCTGAATTATTTCTACTCCAACTGAATGGAAAATGATAGTCGTGACAACCACAAAGAACAAATACTCGGGTAGAAATGCCCTATAAATTTTAA
This window contains:
- the alaS gene encoding alanine--tRNA ligase, whose translation is MTSQLIKKIVTGDEIRNAFLEFYSEKLHKIIPSASLIPDDPTVMLTIAGMLPFKPVFLGLKERPSKRATSSQKCIRTNDIENVGVTARHHTFFEMLGNFSFGDYFKREAIQWAWELVTNIYQLSAENIIVSVFHEDGESAKIWRDEIGIHPDRIVKLGEKDNFWSSGKTGPCGPCSELYYDFYPEKGLQDIDLEDGDRFIEFYNLVFMQYNRDPNGKLTDLKFKNIDTGMGLERMAQILQKKQNNYETDLIFPIIKKTCEIANIDYFSSNDKNKISLKIIGDHTRAVIHLISDGVAASNLGRGYILRRLIRRMVRHGRLLGITNEFLPHIANVGINLMQNNYPDLKSNNDLILNEIKIEEVRFRETLERGEKLLDELISSGQKLISGFKAFELYDTYGFPLELTIEIAEENSISVDVKGFEEEMNAQKERAKAASSNIDLTLEGSLEREIDFFNKTVFNGYDSLTSEAEIKGIFLDSTLVKQASEGQKVLIVLDQTTFYGEAGGQVGDIGTIFSKDVEVLVDNVIRKKNVFLHYGTIKKGILTIGQKVKTNVKSSSRARAAANHTATHLLQSALKSVVDESVGQKGSLVAFNKLRFDFNSSHAISKDQIFKIESLVNSWIMENHILEIKSMSKSEALEKGAVAMFGEKYEDNVRVVNVPGVSMELCGGTHVKTTSELGSFKIISEEGISAGVRRIEALSGQSAFDYFSNRNALVNQLSDLLRANPNQLFERVNNLQVELINKNKEIQKMRDEIAYFKYSSIKSSAEIVKSFSILVNQIDGLDGNSLQSAALNLTSHLGNKSIVILGGIPNPENRKLLFVVSLGDDAVKIGLHAGKLINEIARICSGGGGGKPNFAQAGAKDIDKLNSALDYAKDNLQKILENYSDK
- a CDS encoding diflavin flavoprotein — encoded protein: MLASAQTSNSKLPQINNKLTIQSQNFADDSYAIRSLDWDRSRFDIEFGLRNGTTYNSFVIKGEKLAIIDTSHAKFEELWFEELLKNVNPQEVDYLITSHTEPDHSGLIGNLLELNQNITVVGSKLALKFIEDQIHIPFKRLEVKSGEFLNLGSNPNSGLEHNIEFISAPNLHWPDTIFSYDHSTNVLYTCDAFGLHYCSDEFFDTDQKEIYDDFRFYYDCLMGPNARSVLQAIKRIDKLPELKTIAVGHGPLLHNQVDFWKGKYLEWSSNKSKGNDFVSVCYVSDYGYCDRLSQAIAHGISKADAQVQLIDLRSSDPQELTSLISESKAVVIPTWPVESDNELKESLGTLFAALKPKQFTAVYDAFGGNDEPIDSLANKLRELGQKEAFSPLRVKNIPDPIVYQQFEEAGTDLGQLINKKKNIASMKSLDSNLDKALGRLSGGLYVVTASQGEGSTFRRSAMVASWVSQASFSPPGITVAVAKDRAIESYMQVGKGFVVNILREDNYQKMFRHFLKRFAPGADRFADVDVISNIAEGGPVLSDSLAFLDCKVSSRLETPDHWIIYGIVENGNVSDLSCKTAVHHRKVANHY